A window of Pirellulales bacterium genomic DNA:
TGAAACCCTGCAACTTCCCCGCAACCACCGCCGGCGTCGACCTCCGTGTCATTGCAAGCCCTCCCTCGGTTGAGATGGCTTCAACAAATAACACACCCACCCATGGCGCAAAAAGCGTGCCGAACAGTATTGCCCTCTCCCTGCGAGGGAGAGGGATTTTTGTTCAGGCGTCTTCGACCCGGTTGAGGCGCTGCTACGTCGTTGAGGCGCTTCGAGGTCTACATCAGTGGACCGAGCTTTTTGTCGCGTCGCGCGCGTGCGCCGCGGCTTCGTCGTCCAGCACACCCTCTTCGCCCGGCTTGTGCTCATGGTGCGGGCCGGCGAGCCTGGCATGTGCGATCGACGCTCCGATCGAAATCGACAGGAGCGACATCACGACCAATAGCGACGCCCAGGCGGGTGGATGACCGATCCATTTCTGCGCCCAGGCGGGCGGCATGCCAAAGCGGTTCAACCACCACGCCGGTGGATCAGCCACCCATTGCACGAGCATCTTCAAACCGACGAAGAGCAGAATCGCCGACAGCCCGTACTTCAAGTAGCGGAACATGTCCATCACGCCAGCCAGCAGGAAGTACAGCGCCCGCAGGCCGAGGATGGCGAAGACGTTCGACGAAAAAACGATGAACGGGTCGTCGGTAAAGGCAAAGATGGCCGGCACGCTATCGAAGGCGAAGGCAAAGTCCGTGGCATCGATCACGATCAGCACGAGGAACAGCGGCGTGATGCACAGCTTGCCCGCCTCGCGCGCGAAAAACTTCTCGCCGTAGTTTTCCTTTGAGATCGGCAGGAAGCGGCGTGACAGCCGCAACGTCCAGCCCTTCTCGGGATCGGCTTCTTCGTCCGAGAAAGCCAATTTGAACGCGGTCCATACCAGGAACAAGCCCAGCGCATAGGTAATGAACTCGAACCGCTTGATCAGTTCACCGCCGACGAGGACGAACGTCAGCCGCATCACCACAGCGCCCAGGATGCCCCAGAACAGCACCCGGTACTGGTACTTCATGGGGACGCTAAAGTAACTGAAGATCACGGCAAAGACGAAGACGTTGTCCATCGACAACGACCATTCGACCAGGTAGCCGGTGAAGAACTCGGTGGCGGGCTGCAGGCCGGCGTAGAACAGGATGAAGGCGTTAAAGCCCAGTGCTACGGCCACCCACGTGGCGGTGGCCCGGGCGGCTTCGGCGAGCGTGGTTTCCTTGGCGCCGCGATGAAAGATGCCCAGGTCGAGCGCCAGGAGCAGCGAGACGAACGCGGAAAAGGCCAACCAATGCCAGAGAGCGACTTGCATCGAGGATCTGATTATCTCTCGCTGTAATGAGATGCCGCCGCAGGTTTTCAGCCGGAGCTGCCCTCAACCAGCGCTGTAGCGGCGTCGGCATCATCGCCAGCACTGCGCGGTCATCATAGACGTTACGACCGATAGCGACAACCGCAGCCCGCATGCCGTGCCACAGCCCTTTGAGCGCTCGTTAGCAAGCGAAGGCCTCTCACGCGGCGCGGTCGCAACGCGGCGCATGGTGCGCCCCCAACCACTGGCGGGGGAGCCGTGACCCGCCGCGGCCGACAGAGGCCCGGTTGTGCCGATTCTGACGAATTGGATTGCTTGCTGCGACGTAACCTCCGGCGCGTGCGCGGATTCTGTTGCTGCCCTGGGAGTCCGGGGATAGCATGAATCTTGGCGGCATTCATGTCCGGCAAAGCGCGAGCGCGGAGGATCGAGTGCGGCTCGTACGAAGCCCTTGGCTTTCGACGAGCGCCGGTTCACGAATCGCGCGACAGCTTCCATCGGTAAGGAGAAGAGACGTGCATTCCTGGTTCGGTCGCATGCGGCGCATTCGCCCTTTAGTGCCTCTCGCCACGGCTGTTGCGCTCGCGGCGTTCATGGCCGGTGTCGCTGGCGCCGCCGAGGGAGATCAGGCCGCCCCCACGCAGGGCGAAAGCTACCTGGTGTGGGTCGCCAAATCGTCGGGCGCGATCGGCGTCGTGATCCTGATCCTCAGCGTCTACTTCGTAGCCACGGTCGTGCGCATGTTCATGGAGCTGCGCGAAAAAGTGGCCGCCCCGCCCGAGCTGATCGCGCAGTGCGAGGATTTGATCCAGCAGCGCGATTTCCGCCAGCTCTACAAGGTTCTGCGCGAAAGCGATTCGTTCTTCGGCCGCACGCTGTCGACCGGCATTTCGGAATTGCCCAACGGGCTGGCCGAGGCGCGCGAAAGCATGGACCGCACCAGCGAAGCGGTCACGATGGAAATGGAGCGCATGATCAGCATGCTGGCCGTGCTCGGCACGCTGGGGCCGATGATTGGCCTGTTGGGCACTTTGAAGGGGATGATCTCCAGCTTCAGCGTGATCGCCATGTCGGGCACGCACCTCGATGCGTCGCAAGTCGCCGGCGGTATTTCCGAAGCCCTCCTGTTGACGTTCGAAGGCGTGGGCCTCTCGGTGCCGGCCATTTATTTCTACGCCCTGTTCCGCAACCGCATTTCGGCCATCTCGTCGAACACGACGCTCTTGTGCGACCAGATGCTCCGTCGGCTGTATCACATGGCGCAGTGGAAAGCCGCCCCGGCCACGACCGGCGCGGCGCCAGCCCCCAAGTAAACCCCAATGCCCGCGACGCGACTTCGCAGGCGCGCTCCTGGTTCGACATTTGAATTTCGTCATTCGTCATTTTCCGCAGCAGGGTTAACTCGTGTCCGGCAGCAATTCCGGCGATCGTGCCGAACCGAATCTGACGCCGATTCTGGACATGGTGTTCCAGCTGATCACCTTTTTCATGTTGGTGGTCAACTTCAAGGCGGCCAGCGTCGACCTGAACCTGGAACTGCCGGTGATCGGCTCGGCCATGCCGTCCGAGAGTGACGACAGCGACGTCATGGTGCTGAACATCGACAAGGAGGGACGCCTGCGCGTTTACGGCGAGGAAAAGAACGTGGACGCCTACGTCGCGCAAGAGGCGCAACTGGCGCTGCGCAAAGCGCGGCAGACCGATCCCGAACTGGAGCCGGGCGGCGAATTGCCGCGCACCGTCGTGATCCGCGCCGACAAGGCGACTCCGTTCGGTCTTTTGAATCACGTGATCCGCACGTGCCAGGGGCAGGGATTTCGCAAGTTCCAATATCGGGCCATGACCGGCGGAGAAACGTGACATGGGCCGGCGCAAGAAAAAGAAACATCTGCAGGGCGAGGTCGAGCTGAACCTGGCCGCCATGCTCGACATGGCGTTCCAGTTGCTGGCGTTCTTCATCCTCACCTTCAAGCCGGCGCCGACCGAAGGATTCATCGCGCTGCGCATGCCGCCGCCGCAGGCCACGACCAAGCCGGGCGCCGCGGCGGCCAGCGAGCCTAATCCAGCCAGCACGCCCATGGAGCGGCTCGAGACCCTGATGGTTACGATCAAGTCGAACGCGGAAGGGGGCATCGGCACGCTGCAGATCGAGGAGGGAGCGCCCAGCGCGAACCTTAACGAGTTTGAGCAGCAGTTGAACACCTTGTTGGGGGCGCCCGGCGCCAACTTCGAGCAAGTTATCCTGCAAGTCGGATCGGGCCTGCACTACGACAGCCTGGTGCGAATCCTCGATATCTGCTCGCGCGTCAAGTTGGCCTCGGGCGAGCAATTGACCAAACTCAGCATCACCGAACTGCCCGAGGGCACGTAGCCGGGCAACGTGGCAGAAGAGAATACGTCCACAGATTTCTCAGATTACGCAGAGAAGCAGAGAGTCGGACAAGTTCCAAGACGAAGCGTGAAGCTCAAGGGCCTTCGGTCTGCTTCTTCGCATCTGCGGAATCTGTGTCATCTGCTCAGTAAATCGTCCGGAAGCCAACGTCGAAACATAACCGCCAACGCATATTTTCATGCCTTCGGGTGCCGCTCGGGCGGCATGAACACTGCGGATGGGTTTCTCGCGTCTGCGGACGGACGCCATCGCGAACGTCGGAAGCAAACGATCATGCCGTCACGATATCAACGGCGCGCACGGCGATCGGCGTTAGCACCGTTTGCGCAGAATCTGCGCCTGTTGAGCATGATCGTGATGCTGGTCGTAATCGGCATGACCATCGCGCGCAACGGCCGCTTTGGCGCGCCGGCCAATGTCGGGCCGCCGCCGGCCGCAAATCCTGGTGACGCCGCGGCGCCGGAAGTTGCGGCGCATCCGCCGCAAGAAGCGCCGCCAAGGCCTTCGGACACCAAGGTCGTCACGAACAACAAGCCACCCGGCAACGAAGCGGAGGGCGACCAAGGGGCGGGCGAGGAAGCTGCTGACGGCAAATCATCCAATAGTCATTTAGCGGAGGGACCTCCAGCGGAGGGGCAATTAGCCGACAACGAGCAAGGCTCGCTCAATTCGCCGCCGCCACCGGTAGATGCCGCAACCGCCGAAGAGCACCACGACGATCGCGACCCGGCCGAGGTCAACGAGTTTCGCCGGCAAGCCGAGGCAATCGCCGACTGGGGCCTGGCGATCCAGGGCATCGAGAACCCTGCCTATTGGCGTTTGCTGCAATGGATCAATGGCCAGTCCTTGGCCGAACTGAAAGAGCGCGATCCGCCCGAGGCCGTGTTCCAACAATTGCGGCAGCGTCCCGGCAAGTATCGCGGCAAGCTGCTCGAATTGGAACTCTCGGTCCGCCGCGTCGTGACGTATGACGTGGAAAAGGAAAACCCGGCCGGTGTAAAGCGCTTGTACGAGCTGTGGGGTTGGCCCACCGCAGGCAAGGGCTGGTTTTACGTCGTTGTCACGCCGGAGCTGCCGCCCGGATTTCCCACCGATATCTCGGTAGCGCAAACGGTGCGGGTCTACGGCTATTTCTTCAAGCTGCAAGGCTATCAACCGGCCAATGCGCAGCCGAATGCCCCGCCGCTGGCCGCGCCGATGATCGTGGGGCGCGTGGAATGGATACGGCTCGTTACGCCTACCAACCCGGCGGAGACAGCACTGTCGTATGTGATCCTGGCCGTGGGCGGCCTGCTGGTCGTGGGGACGATTCTCTATTGGGTCATCGCCGCACGGCGCAAGAAAGCCGCGCACGCCTCACGGGCCGTTGAATCGCCGATGGTTGCCGCGCATGACGCCGAAGACGACGACGGACGCACGCCCTATGAGCGCGCGTACGAGGACGACGACCAGCACGACTCGGATCGGCCCCCGCCCGGCGCTTTTGATTGGGTGCGGGATTAGGCGGCGCCACCAGGACCGCGATTCCGATCCCCGAGCGGCGACCAGGAGTTAACTCCGCGCATCAACTGTGCGTCCCGAGCAGGTAGAGCAGCGGCAACAGGAAGATCCACACGACGTCGACGAAGTGCCAGTACAGGCCCGTCACGTCGATCGGCGAATTGTAATCGGCCGAAAAACGGCCGCGGGCGGCGAGCGCCGCCAGGACGAGCACGATCGCGATTCCGATCGTCAGGTGTACGGCATGGATCGCGGTCATGATGTAGTACATCATCAAGAACAGCTTTACTTGCGCGACTTGGGCCAGCGACAGCCCCTTGCCTTCGACCCACTCGTGCGGGTCGAACTTCCAGCCGGGCACGAGGTTCTCGCGGTAATCGCCGTAATATTCGATTGCCTTGAGGACCAGAAACAGGGTGCCGATCGCCGCGGTCGCGAGTAAATAGACCACGAGCTTCCGGCGCTCGCCTCGCCGGGCCGAATGCACCGCCATCACCATGGTGAAGCTGCTGACCAACAGCACGAGCGTATTGGTGCCGCCAATCTGCCAGTTGAGCTGCTCGCTGGCCTTCTCGAACGCTTCGGCGTATTGAAACCGGTAGATGTTGAACGCCAGGATCAACGCGCCGAAGAACATCACCTCGGTGGCGAGAAACAGCCACATGCCCAAGGTCGCGGTGGCCGTCTGATGCTCGAAGTCGCGGAACTGTTCTTCCAGCGGAGTGCGCACCAGCACCGTGTGCTTGAACATCTCGTGCGCGTCAGCGGTCAGGAAGCTGTCTTCACGGCTCATTCTGCGGTTTCCCCGCTGCGTAGTCGTAGGGCTCACGGACGACGACCGGTGTCTCGTCGAAATTGTCGCGCGGCGGCGGTGAAGGGGTCTGCCACTCCAGCCCCGTGGCGTGCCAGGGATTGGGCCCGGCGGGCCTTCCATTGCGCAAGGAAAGCGGAAAGTAAAACAGCGGCAGCAAATAGCCGATGCCCAGGATCGACGAGCCCGCGGTGGAAAGAACGTTCCACGCCTGAAACTCGGGCGGGTAGGTGTGGTAGCGCCGCGGCATTCCCTGATAGCCGAGCACGTACTGCGGCACGAACGTAAAGAAGAAACCGACGCAGATGATGAGCGCGCTCAAGCGCGACCACCACTCGGAATACATCCGGCCGGTCATCTTCGGCCACCAGAAATGCAGCCCGCCCATGTAGGCGGTTACCATGCCGCCCACCATGATGAAATGAAAATGCGAGACCACGAAATACGTGTCGTGTACGTGCATGTCGACGCCCAGCGTGGCCAGGAACAAGCCGGCCATGCCTCCGAACGTAAAGAGCACGACGAAGCCCAGGCCGAAGAGCATCGGCGCTTCGAAACTGATCGAACCCTTGTAGAGCGTCGCCGTCCAATTGAACACCTTGATGGCCGAGGGAACTGCCACCAGGAAGCTCAAGGCCGAAAAGATCAGCGCCGCGTACGACGAGATGCCTGCCACGAACATGTGATGCGCCCACACGAAGAAGCCGACCCAGGCAATGCCGAACGTGGCAACCACGACGAACGTGTATCCAAACAACCGCTTGCGGGCGAAGCACGGAATGACCTCGCTGACCACGCCCATCCCGGGCAGGATCATGATGTAAACG
This region includes:
- a CDS encoding cbb3-type cytochrome c oxidase subunit I; this encodes MTRLLEIPRPSPLPPERPARNYLNASRGFASWLLPKDHKRIAILYLFPVTAMFFIGAFFMVIVRLNLMTPTGALVSADTYNKSFTAHGVIMVFFFLVPVVPTVLGNFCLPLMIGAKDLAFPRLNLLSWYTYMFAAIWALVAIIAGGVDTGWTFYTPYSSHGSHYNVVPTMIAVVISGFSSMMTGINFIATTHWLRAPGMTWMRLPVFVWTLYATSFIFLLAVPVLAMALILVIVERLFGVGIYDPALGGDPLLFQHLFWFYSHPAVYIMILPGMGVVSEVIPCFARKRLFGYTFVVVATFGIAWVGFFVWAHHMFVAGISSYAALIFSALSFLVAVPSAIKVFNWTATLYKGSISFEAPMLFGLGFVVLFTFGGMAGLFLATLGVDMHVHDTYFVVSHFHFIMVGGMVTAYMGGLHFWWPKMTGRMYSEWWSRLSALIICVGFFFTFVPQYVLGYQGMPRRYHTYPPEFQAWNVLSTAGSSILGIGYLLPLFYFPLSLRNGRPAGPNPWHATGLEWQTPSPPPRDNFDETPVVVREPYDYAAGKPQNEP
- a CDS encoding cytochrome c oxidase subunit 3, translated to MSREDSFLTADAHEMFKHTVLVRTPLEEQFRDFEHQTATATLGMWLFLATEVMFFGALILAFNIYRFQYAEAFEKASEQLNWQIGGTNTLVLLVSSFTMVMAVHSARRGERRKLVVYLLATAAIGTLFLVLKAIEYYGDYRENLVPGWKFDPHEWVEGKGLSLAQVAQVKLFLMMYYIMTAIHAVHLTIGIAIVLVLAALAARGRFSADYNSPIDVTGLYWHFVDVVWIFLLPLLYLLGTHS
- a CDS encoding TerC family protein; translation: MQVALWHWLAFSAFVSLLLALDLGIFHRGAKETTLAEAARATATWVAVALGFNAFILFYAGLQPATEFFTGYLVEWSLSMDNVFVFAVIFSYFSVPMKYQYRVLFWGILGAVVMRLTFVLVGGELIKRFEFITYALGLFLVWTAFKLAFSDEEADPEKGWTLRLSRRFLPISKENYGEKFFAREAGKLCITPLFLVLIVIDATDFAFAFDSVPAIFAFTDDPFIVFSSNVFAILGLRALYFLLAGVMDMFRYLKYGLSAILLFVGLKMLVQWVADPPAWWLNRFGMPPAWAQKWIGHPPAWASLLVVMSLLSISIGASIAHARLAGPHHEHKPGEEGVLDDEAAAHARDATKSSVH
- a CDS encoding MotA/TolQ/ExbB proton channel family protein, whose translation is MHSWFGRMRRIRPLVPLATAVALAAFMAGVAGAAEGDQAAPTQGESYLVWVAKSSGAIGVVILILSVYFVATVVRMFMELREKVAAPPELIAQCEDLIQQRDFRQLYKVLRESDSFFGRTLSTGISELPNGLAEARESMDRTSEAVTMEMERMISMLAVLGTLGPMIGLLGTLKGMISSFSVIAMSGTHLDASQVAGGISEALLLTFEGVGLSVPAIYFYALFRNRISAISSNTTLLCDQMLRRLYHMAQWKAAPATTGAAPAPK
- a CDS encoding biopolymer transporter ExbD; the encoded protein is MSGSNSGDRAEPNLTPILDMVFQLITFFMLVVNFKAASVDLNLELPVIGSAMPSESDDSDVMVLNIDKEGRLRVYGEEKNVDAYVAQEAQLALRKARQTDPELEPGGELPRTVVIRADKATPFGLLNHVIRTCQGQGFRKFQYRAMTGGET
- a CDS encoding biopolymer transporter ExbD is translated as MGRRKKKKHLQGEVELNLAAMLDMAFQLLAFFILTFKPAPTEGFIALRMPPPQATTKPGAAAASEPNPASTPMERLETLMVTIKSNAEGGIGTLQIEEGAPSANLNEFEQQLNTLLGAPGANFEQVILQVGSGLHYDSLVRILDICSRVKLASGEQLTKLSITELPEGT